In Horticoccus luteus, the following proteins share a genomic window:
- a CDS encoding sugar MFS transporter, producing MPSFPPPPPRATSLFRTVDGRNFLIPFLLVSSLFLIWGFCNGMIDVMDKHFQDQLHLSKAQSAWVQFSHYLGYFLMALPAGLLARKFGYKRAIITGLLVVATGGMWFVPATHINAFWAFLLGVCLISMGLTILETVANPYTTVLGPDQYAATRINLAQSCNGVGWILGPIVGGAFFYSSGGAAVAQGRLYIPYVAVSGIVLVMAGIFAFSSLPDLVASATSDNHPSAVDSDRLSIWRRPHFVGAVGAQFVYVAAQAGIFSFFINYMVEEAPPVSSAWVGSWFLHGGAAVRDGLHYINEQGASRLLGGIGFVLFLLGRFLGAGVLRRQPAHRVLGVCAVGNVVCCALVVARAGWISVAAVFLTFLFMSIMFPTIFALGIHGLGTQAKKASAFIVMAVMGGAVMPKLMGHLADIYNMSVSFLMPGACFAVIATYGFLWARLKRTGELTSAAVQRGV from the coding sequence ATGCCCTCTTTCCCTCCTCCGCCCCCCCGAGCCACGTCGCTCTTTCGCACGGTCGATGGTCGCAACTTCCTCATCCCCTTCCTCCTCGTCAGTTCGTTGTTTTTAATCTGGGGCTTTTGCAACGGGATGATCGACGTCATGGATAAACATTTCCAGGACCAGCTTCATCTGAGCAAGGCGCAGTCGGCTTGGGTGCAGTTTTCCCACTATCTCGGCTATTTCCTCATGGCGTTGCCCGCCGGCCTGCTTGCGCGGAAATTTGGTTACAAGCGCGCCATCATCACGGGTCTGTTGGTCGTCGCCACCGGCGGGATGTGGTTTGTGCCCGCCACTCATATCAACGCGTTCTGGGCGTTTCTGCTCGGCGTGTGCCTGATTTCCATGGGGCTCACGATTCTGGAGACGGTCGCGAATCCGTATACGACGGTGCTTGGTCCTGACCAATACGCCGCCACCCGCATCAACCTCGCGCAGTCGTGCAACGGGGTGGGGTGGATCCTCGGACCGATCGTCGGCGGTGCGTTCTTCTACTCGAGCGGCGGCGCGGCGGTCGCGCAGGGACGGCTCTACATTCCCTACGTTGCGGTCTCGGGCATCGTATTGGTCATGGCGGGCATTTTTGCTTTTTCCTCTCTGCCCGATCTCGTCGCCAGCGCGACATCCGACAACCACCCGTCGGCCGTTGATTCCGACAGGCTGTCAATCTGGCGGCGTCCGCACTTTGTCGGAGCCGTGGGTGCCCAGTTTGTCTACGTCGCCGCGCAAGCGGGCATCTTCAGTTTTTTCATTAACTATATGGTCGAGGAGGCACCGCCAGTTTCTTCAGCGTGGGTCGGGAGCTGGTTTCTTCACGGCGGAGCGGCGGTGCGCGATGGTCTGCATTATATCAACGAACAAGGCGCGAGCCGGCTCTTGGGCGGCATTGGCTTTGTTCTGTTTTTGCTCGGCCGTTTTCTGGGCGCCGGCGTCCTGCGTCGGCAGCCGGCGCATCGCGTGCTCGGTGTTTGCGCCGTCGGCAATGTCGTGTGCTGCGCACTGGTGGTGGCCCGCGCTGGCTGGATTTCTGTCGCCGCCGTCTTCCTGACGTTTCTCTTCATGTCGATTATGTTTCCGACGATCTTTGCGCTGGGGATCCACGGCCTCGGCACGCAGGCGAAGAAGGCTTCAGCGTTCATCGTGATGGCCGTCATGGGCGGCGCAGTGATGCCCAAGTTGATGGGGCATCTCGCCGATATTTATAACATGTCGGTGAGCTTTTTGATGCCCGGTGCCTGCTTCGCCGTGATCGCAACTTACGGCTTCTTGTGGGCGCGTCTGAAGCGCACCGGCGAGCTCACCAGCGCCGCGGTCCAGCGGGGAGTGTGA
- a CDS encoding alpha-L-fucosidase, translating into MNPSPLFSTKLFACLALALLANAVAAAPGSPAPVESSNATDARVAWFREAKFGLFIHWGLYAIPAGYWKGAKVNGVSEWLMKRAPVPVADYQKLAAQFDPQAFDPDAWAQLAVDAGMKYVVLTAKHHDGFAMFKSDVSAYNVVDATPFKRDIVKELAAACARHGLRFGVYYSQAQDWHEPGGMGNEWDFPPDAQKDSAGAFDRYLQQKAEPQMRELLTRYGPLALIWFDTPVRMKEGDRAQRFIDLVRTLQPGCLINGRLGGEGDYVSTRDNQIPDASSSKPWEVPATTNSSWGFKRDDHNWKSAGDLVFKLVDIASKGGNYLLNVGPDAHGVIPAAVQENLRAVGAWLKVNGTAVYGTQPSPFGEEYGELAQKLRNYENQPVFLPWRAWRCTARPGKLFFTLFELERASGHANFAFPAFKNRIKAIHLLSDPNQKFEVTTAPDGRRAFHPRTFGADSIADTYVVEIEGDAVQR; encoded by the coding sequence ATGAACCCCTCCCCGCTCTTCTCAACCAAGCTCTTCGCCTGTCTTGCGCTCGCCTTGCTCGCGAATGCCGTCGCCGCTGCGCCCGGCTCTCCCGCGCCCGTCGAATCGTCCAATGCCACTGACGCGCGCGTGGCGTGGTTTCGCGAAGCGAAGTTCGGACTTTTCATCCACTGGGGGCTCTACGCGATTCCCGCCGGCTACTGGAAGGGCGCGAAGGTCAACGGCGTGAGCGAGTGGCTGATGAAGCGCGCGCCGGTCCCGGTCGCCGACTACCAAAAACTCGCGGCCCAATTTGACCCCCAGGCGTTCGACCCCGATGCCTGGGCGCAACTCGCCGTCGACGCCGGCATGAAGTATGTCGTCCTCACCGCGAAGCACCATGATGGCTTTGCGATGTTCAAGTCCGATGTCTCCGCCTATAACGTCGTCGATGCGACGCCGTTCAAGCGCGACATCGTCAAAGAACTCGCCGCGGCGTGCGCGAGGCATGGTCTCCGCTTCGGTGTCTACTACTCTCAGGCCCAAGACTGGCACGAGCCGGGCGGGATGGGCAACGAATGGGACTTCCCTCCCGATGCGCAGAAGGATTCGGCCGGGGCGTTCGATCGCTATCTGCAACAGAAGGCCGAACCACAGATGCGTGAACTACTGACGCGTTATGGGCCGCTCGCCTTGATCTGGTTCGACACGCCTGTGCGGATGAAAGAAGGCGATCGCGCGCAACGTTTCATCGATCTCGTGCGGACGCTTCAACCCGGTTGCTTGATCAATGGCCGGCTGGGCGGCGAAGGCGATTACGTCAGCACCCGCGACAATCAGATCCCGGACGCGAGTTCCTCCAAACCGTGGGAGGTGCCCGCCACCACCAACAGCAGTTGGGGTTTCAAACGCGATGATCACAATTGGAAGTCGGCCGGCGATCTGGTTTTCAAGCTCGTCGACATCGCTTCGAAGGGCGGCAACTATCTCCTGAACGTGGGTCCCGATGCCCACGGCGTCATTCCGGCCGCCGTGCAGGAAAACCTTCGCGCCGTCGGCGCTTGGCTGAAAGTCAACGGGACCGCTGTCTACGGGACCCAGCCATCGCCCTTCGGTGAAGAATACGGCGAGCTCGCGCAGAAGCTGCGCAACTACGAAAACCAGCCCGTCTTCCTCCCGTGGCGTGCGTGGCGCTGCACTGCAAGACCCGGCAAGTTGTTCTTCACGCTTTTCGAACTGGAACGCGCGAGTGGTCACGCCAATTTTGCGTTTCCGGCGTTTAAGAACCGCATCAAAGCCATCCACCTTTTGAGCGACCCGAACCAGAAGTTCGAAGTCACGACCGCGCCAGACGGCCGGCGCGCGTTTCATCCGCGCACGTTTGGCGCGGACTCGATTGCCGATACCTACGTGGTCGAGATCGAGGGCGATGCGGTGCAACGTTAG
- a CDS encoding sulfatase family protein, with amino-acid sequence MKLPRLLLPLFRALGLAAFAAASAGAAKVAPPNIVYILADDMGRGDISAYNPHSAWPTPHIDSLARGGMQFADAHSSSAVCTPSRYSILTGRYAWRSRLKERVAFGYSAPIIEPGRLTVASLLKTHGYTTAMVGKWHLGFDWARSRPSNAPAQLDASDEEPSQRAPENNPAFSRWVDYTKPFRQGPVDDGFDSFFGISASLDMFPYVWLRNDRVVAPPTHEIAGSKLPAMWRAGPIADDFAHIDVLPRITTEAVDFLQRQDGRRPFFLYFALTAPHTPIIPAQDFAGRTHTTPYGDFCVQVDQAVGEVLRVLKERHLEENTLVIFAADNGCSPAANLPQLRTFHHDPQMGLRGAKADIYEGGHRIPFIVRWPGRVAANSHNDALVCQIDFMATCAELLDTPLPANAAEDSVSLLPILTGKSAQVRETLVNHSVNGSFALRQGPWKLCLCPDSGGWSDPKPGKAPPGSPPFQLFNLDQDSAETTNLYAEHPEIVRRLGELLKQQILRGRTTPGPVEQNTGGDDWPQLAWMKQFQ; translated from the coding sequence ATGAAACTCCCCCGCCTGCTGCTGCCCCTGTTTCGCGCGCTCGGCCTCGCCGCCTTCGCCGCGGCGTCGGCGGGTGCGGCGAAGGTCGCGCCTCCGAACATCGTTTACATTCTCGCCGATGACATGGGCCGCGGCGACATCTCGGCCTATAACCCACACAGCGCGTGGCCGACTCCGCACATCGACAGCCTCGCGCGTGGGGGCATGCAGTTCGCCGATGCGCACAGCAGTTCGGCGGTTTGCACACCCTCGCGCTACAGCATCCTCACCGGGCGCTATGCATGGCGCAGCCGGCTGAAGGAGCGTGTCGCATTTGGCTATTCCGCCCCGATCATCGAGCCCGGCCGACTGACCGTGGCGTCGCTCCTCAAAACGCATGGCTACACGACGGCAATGGTCGGCAAATGGCATCTCGGCTTCGACTGGGCGCGCAGCCGCCCGAGCAATGCGCCGGCGCAGCTCGACGCATCCGACGAAGAGCCTTCCCAGCGCGCACCGGAGAACAACCCCGCGTTCTCCCGTTGGGTCGACTATACCAAACCGTTTCGCCAAGGCCCGGTCGACGACGGTTTCGATTCGTTCTTCGGCATCTCCGCGTCTCTCGACATGTTTCCCTACGTGTGGCTGCGCAACGATCGCGTCGTCGCGCCACCCACCCATGAAATCGCTGGCAGCAAACTCCCCGCCATGTGGCGCGCCGGCCCGATCGCCGACGATTTCGCGCACATTGATGTGCTGCCGCGCATCACCACGGAGGCCGTCGACTTCCTGCAGCGGCAGGACGGCCGGCGCCCCTTTTTCCTCTACTTCGCGCTGACCGCTCCGCACACGCCCATCATACCCGCCCAGGACTTTGCGGGCCGGACCCACACCACGCCCTACGGCGATTTCTGCGTTCAAGTGGATCAAGCGGTCGGCGAAGTGCTGCGCGTGCTCAAGGAACGTCATCTCGAGGAAAATACGCTCGTGATCTTCGCCGCCGACAACGGCTGCAGCCCAGCCGCGAACTTGCCGCAGTTGCGAACATTTCACCACGATCCGCAAATGGGGCTGCGTGGAGCGAAGGCGGATATCTACGAAGGCGGACATCGCATCCCGTTTATCGTCCGCTGGCCCGGCCGCGTCGCCGCCAATTCTCACAACGACGCGCTCGTCTGCCAGATCGACTTCATGGCCACCTGCGCCGAGCTTCTTGACACGCCGCTTCCCGCCAATGCCGCCGAAGACAGCGTGAGCCTCCTGCCCATTCTCACCGGGAAGTCGGCGCAAGTTCGCGAGACACTCGTCAATCACTCTGTCAATGGCTCGTTCGCGCTGCGGCAGGGCCCGTGGAAGCTTTGCCTCTGTCCGGATTCGGGCGGCTGGAGCGATCCCAAGCCCGGCAAAGCGCCTCCCGGTTCCCCGCCGTTTCAGCTCTTCAACCTCGACCAAGATTCCGCCGAAACGACCAATCTCTACGCTGAACATCCTGAGATCGTCCGGCGTCTCGGCGAACTGCTGAAACAGCAAATACTCCGCGGTCGCACCACCCCCGGCCCGGTCGAACAGAATACCGGCGGCGACGATTGGCCCCAGCTCGCATGGATGAAACAATTCCAATGA
- a CDS encoding arylsulfatase B, translated as MKTNVSVFAVALVLVAVTGLRGAPSAPAPRPNILFLLADDQGWGDVGFHGSEIRTPNIDRLAKEGARLEQFYVQPLCSPTRAALLTGRYPIRYGLQIGVVRPFAQYGLPLDERTLAQALHDVGYETAITGKWHLGLVKPAYLPTHRGFEHQYGLYNGNFDYFTHRRDGGLDWHRDDHALHEEGYSTTLIAQEASRIIAAHDPGRPLFLYVPFNAVHGPWQVPESYEAPYQTMTGRRRIYAGMVAAMDEGIGQILRTLDEKGLRENTLIVFCSDNGGPLPGVVTSNGPLRGGKGSLYEGGVRVPAVVVWDGKIKAGSVVPAVLHMVDWFPTLAKLAGAQSPSTDHPLDGRDAWPTIAACAASPHEDILLNITTTGGAVRIGDWKLVVNGQVKDGEEGGTVTEARKDLKAQALAAPVIELFDLRSDPNETTNLAAKNPEKVAELQRKLSAYAKAAVPSKQAPISRDFKVPAVWGEP; from the coding sequence ATGAAAACAAACGTCTCCGTTTTTGCCGTCGCTCTGGTGTTGGTCGCCGTTACTGGGTTGCGCGGAGCGCCTTCCGCGCCGGCGCCTCGCCCGAACATTCTTTTCCTACTCGCCGACGATCAAGGGTGGGGGGATGTCGGATTCCACGGGAGCGAAATCCGGACCCCGAACATTGACCGGCTCGCGAAGGAAGGCGCGCGGCTCGAGCAGTTTTACGTGCAGCCGCTCTGCTCGCCGACCCGCGCCGCGCTTCTGACGGGCCGTTATCCGATCCGCTACGGATTGCAGATCGGAGTGGTGCGGCCGTTTGCGCAATACGGATTGCCGCTCGATGAGCGCACGCTGGCGCAGGCGTTGCACGACGTGGGCTATGAAACCGCCATCACCGGTAAGTGGCACTTGGGCCTCGTCAAACCCGCCTACCTCCCGACGCACCGTGGTTTTGAGCATCAATACGGATTGTATAACGGAAACTTCGATTACTTCACCCATCGGCGGGATGGCGGCCTCGACTGGCACCGGGACGATCATGCGCTGCACGAGGAGGGGTATTCGACGACGCTGATCGCGCAGGAAGCCTCCCGCATCATCGCCGCCCACGATCCAGGCCGGCCGCTTTTTCTTTACGTGCCCTTCAATGCGGTGCACGGGCCATGGCAGGTGCCGGAAAGCTATGAAGCGCCCTACCAAACCATGACCGGGCGCCGCCGGATTTACGCGGGCATGGTGGCGGCCATGGACGAGGGCATTGGCCAAATCCTGCGCACCCTGGACGAAAAGGGCCTGCGGGAAAACACGTTGATCGTTTTCTGCTCCGACAATGGCGGGCCGCTGCCCGGAGTCGTGACGAGTAATGGTCCGCTGCGCGGGGGCAAGGGCTCGCTGTATGAAGGCGGCGTGCGGGTGCCGGCCGTTGTGGTGTGGGACGGGAAGATCAAAGCCGGTTCCGTCGTGCCAGCGGTGCTGCACATGGTGGATTGGTTTCCGACGCTGGCGAAACTGGCCGGTGCGCAGTCGCCAAGCACGGATCATCCGCTCGACGGTCGCGATGCGTGGCCGACCATCGCCGCGTGCGCGGCGTCGCCGCACGAGGACATTTTGCTGAACATCACGACAACGGGCGGCGCGGTGCGCATCGGAGATTGGAAGCTGGTTGTCAACGGGCAGGTCAAGGATGGCGAGGAAGGCGGCACAGTGACGGAGGCCAGAAAGGATCTCAAAGCACAGGCCTTGGCGGCCCCGGTCATCGAGTTGTTCGATTTGCGCAGCGATCCGAACGAGACGACGAATCTTGCGGCGAAGAATCCGGAGAAAGTGGCGGAACTGCAGCGGAAGCTTTCGGCTTATGCGAAGGCGGCCGTGCCGTCCAAGCAGGCGCCCATCTCCAGAGATTTTAAGGTGCCGGCGGTCTGGGGTGAACCATGA
- a CDS encoding arylsulfatase, which translates to MDRRKPPARVLAAGALVVPIPIMKIALFIALLAACLPGGARAAESSAHTNRAPNVIIVLTDDQGYGDVACLGNRMIRTPNLDRLHAESVRLTNFHVDPTCAPTRAALMTGRYSTRTGVWHTIMGRSLMYRDEVTMADVFKSAGYRTAMFGKWHLGDNYPLRPEDRGFEETVTFGGGGIGQTPDHWGNDYIDDTYRHNGRLEKCHGYCTDVFFSRALQFIEANKDRPFFAYIATNVPHAPYIVPERYTQPYTEKGVPRPMDSFYGMIANMDENLGRLRARLQELGLAENTILIFASDNGTAAGVAGANRFGAPPPPPGSWPGFNAGMRGVKGSEYDGGHRTPCFIRWPRGGVEGGRDVNQLTAHIDLLPTLIDLCRLPKPSQVQFDGTSLAALLRDPAAVWPERTLFVHRQRADIPPKWEHSAVMTDRWRYNNGRELYDITRDPGQEKNVAADHPDVVAKLRARYETWWASLAPALKRFAYIEVGAPQENPTMIDCMDWHAPDQKEVPWNQEQIKEARWVNGYWMIEVAKPGRYAFTLRQEPAEAHFRLQANRARIIVGDQEASVVVPAGATSVTLSLKLRAGPAKMQTWLSDDAAGKSRGAFYVEARLLE; encoded by the coding sequence ATGGATCGTCGCAAACCTCCCGCGCGGGTCCTCGCTGCGGGGGCCTTGGTCGTGCCAATCCCCATCATGAAAATTGCTCTGTTCATTGCACTGTTGGCGGCATGTTTGCCTGGGGGTGCGCGCGCGGCGGAATCTTCCGCGCACACGAACCGGGCGCCCAATGTCATTATTGTTTTAACCGACGACCAAGGCTACGGAGACGTAGCGTGCCTGGGTAACAGGATGATCCGCACGCCGAACTTGGACCGGCTCCACGCGGAGAGTGTGCGACTGACGAATTTCCATGTTGATCCAACCTGTGCGCCGACCCGCGCGGCCTTGATGACAGGGCGCTATTCCACCCGCACGGGCGTCTGGCACACGATCATGGGGCGGTCGCTGATGTATCGCGACGAGGTGACGATGGCCGACGTGTTCAAGTCGGCGGGCTACCGCACGGCGATGTTCGGCAAATGGCATTTGGGCGACAATTATCCGCTGCGGCCGGAGGATCGCGGTTTTGAGGAAACGGTGACGTTTGGCGGCGGCGGGATTGGTCAGACGCCGGATCACTGGGGCAACGACTACATCGACGACACTTACCGGCACAACGGCCGCTTGGAAAAATGTCACGGTTACTGCACGGACGTATTTTTCTCCCGTGCGCTTCAGTTTATCGAGGCCAACAAGGATCGGCCCTTTTTCGCCTACATCGCCACCAATGTTCCGCATGCTCCCTACATCGTGCCGGAACGCTATACCCAGCCTTACACGGAAAAAGGCGTCCCGCGGCCGATGGACAGTTTCTACGGCATGATCGCGAACATGGATGAAAACCTGGGACGTCTGCGGGCGCGGTTGCAAGAGTTGGGCCTCGCGGAAAACACCATTCTGATCTTTGCCTCGGACAATGGCACTGCGGCGGGCGTAGCCGGGGCCAATCGGTTTGGCGCACCACCGCCGCCGCCGGGAAGCTGGCCGGGCTTCAACGCGGGGATGCGAGGCGTCAAGGGATCTGAATACGACGGCGGCCATCGCACGCCGTGCTTCATCCGCTGGCCGCGCGGCGGAGTAGAAGGCGGGCGCGATGTGAACCAACTGACGGCGCACATCGACCTGCTGCCGACGTTGATCGACCTTTGCCGGTTGCCAAAGCCGTCGCAGGTGCAATTCGACGGGACCAGCCTGGCCGCCCTATTGCGAGACCCGGCGGCGGTGTGGCCGGAGCGAACGTTGTTCGTCCATCGCCAACGCGCAGACATTCCCCCGAAATGGGAGCACAGCGCAGTGATGACGGACCGTTGGCGTTATAACAACGGCCGGGAACTCTATGACATTACGCGCGATCCCGGGCAGGAGAAAAATGTCGCCGCGGACCATCCGGACGTGGTGGCGAAGTTGCGGGCGCGTTACGAGACATGGTGGGCTTCACTTGCTCCGGCGTTGAAACGCTTCGCCTATATTGAAGTCGGGGCGCCCCAAGAGAATCCTACGATGATCGATTGCATGGATTGGCATGCACCCGACCAAAAAGAAGTCCCCTGGAACCAGGAGCAGATCAAGGAAGCGCGTTGGGTGAACGGCTACTGGATGATCGAGGTAGCGAAACCGGGACGGTATGCGTTCACGCTGCGGCAGGAACCCGCGGAGGCGCATTTCCGTCTTCAGGCCAATCGGGCGCGAATCATCGTCGGTGATCAGGAGGCCTCGGTGGTCGTTCCCGCAGGTGCGACCAGCGTGACGCTTTCGCTGAAGCTGCGAGCCGGTCCTGCCAAGATGCAGACGTGGTTGTCGGACGACGCAGCGGGCAAATCGCGCGGAGCGTTTTACGTCGAAGCGCGGCTCTTGGAATAG
- a CDS encoding alpha/beta hydrolase: protein MLIPSRTSFACALLSGLCAWLALPATLRAAAWPSEVVGDAQVYKQTEDGPQKLYVLEPDDWKPTDRRPAIVFFHGGGWVGGPLSQFNDQSRYFASRGLVCIQVQYRVVHPHTTTPPIVCIEDARSAMRWVRQHAGALGVDSHCIAAAGASAGGHLAAHTALVAGVDDPSDDLTISPRPDALLLFNPVLDNGPGEYGAERVRDRVAELSPAANVRRGAPPTVLFLGTTDPLVPVATLQRFRTAMLAAGARCELHLYAGQTHGFFNRSKSVKYYKLTLHECAAFLTSLGWLPVDAPNLPSTP, encoded by the coding sequence ATGTTGATCCCATCCCGCACCTCGTTCGCGTGCGCACTGCTATCCGGGCTCTGCGCTTGGCTCGCACTGCCCGCCACATTACGCGCCGCCGCTTGGCCGAGCGAAGTCGTGGGCGACGCACAGGTTTACAAACAGACCGAGGACGGACCGCAAAAGCTCTATGTGCTCGAGCCCGACGACTGGAAGCCTACCGACCGGCGGCCGGCGATCGTGTTTTTCCACGGTGGCGGATGGGTGGGCGGACCGCTGTCGCAATTCAACGACCAAAGCCGCTATTTTGCGTCGCGCGGGTTGGTATGCATCCAAGTGCAATACCGCGTGGTTCATCCGCACACGACGACTCCCCCCATCGTGTGCATTGAAGACGCCCGCTCGGCGATGCGTTGGGTTCGTCAACACGCTGGGGCACTCGGCGTCGATTCGCACTGCATTGCCGCGGCCGGCGCATCCGCCGGTGGCCATCTTGCGGCGCACACTGCGCTTGTCGCCGGCGTCGATGACCCATCCGACGATCTGACGATTTCTCCGCGACCGGACGCGCTGCTTCTTTTCAATCCTGTGCTCGACAACGGCCCGGGAGAATATGGCGCCGAACGCGTGCGGGATCGCGTTGCCGAACTGTCGCCCGCCGCCAACGTCCGCCGCGGCGCGCCGCCCACGGTGCTGTTTCTGGGGACTACGGACCCTCTCGTGCCGGTGGCGACTCTGCAACGTTTTCGCACCGCGATGCTCGCTGCCGGCGCGCGCTGCGAATTGCATCTCTACGCCGGCCAGACTCACGGATTTTTCAACCGCTCGAAGTCCGTCAAGTATTACAAGCTCACCCTCCACGAATGCGCCGCGTTTCTCACGTCGCTCGGCTGGCTGCCGGTCGACGCTCCGAACCTTCCATCGACACCCTAA
- a CDS encoding right-handed parallel beta-helix repeat-containing protein — protein MTLSPPTKFLRAILGGVVGAVTLTAAAATFHVSPHGADDAAGTAKMPWRTLARAGKTLAPGDKCLVHAGTYRETLHLQRSGTANASITYAAAGDGDVIIDGSDLLRGAWQVYRERIHVIELAGPVRQVFVGEEQQTWARWPNANPHNRWDRNTWASTGLGSRYGLVIDPALAETHVDWTGATAVLNVAHQFLTWTRRVQACDTARGAFTYARDLTPITNYADKTTEWEDDRFYLVGKLEALDAPGEWFFDAPASRLYFWAPGGADPNRLPVTVKRRALGLRIDGAHHITVRGFRFVGCTVQVRGDDNEIADCELRHPVYAFHMSEPAAEQADDRTAIDGDRNVLRHCTISGANTSGLLVRGSQNLIEDCVIHDACWDGSLAYAVVSIDHPDDDKTRGNTLRHCTIFDGGNTLVRHAGPGNVIEYCDIHDGGRVAKDVALVQGGSPRVAGSVVRYNWVHGCRPYVFAGGLTGGLGIRGDDQTRGLIVHHNVVWDCDRDGIIVKGDFNEVSYNTVFGIGTGRFGGNGLSLHTEPEPHKPWARSTTPLLAVQNQHTRAENNAVTTFTCDRVGTPFPLQDGIDHNFVSAELAAGAQSQLADPAHFDFRPRAGSALIDAGTVIDGITGKVVGRAPDIGAYERGGKNWEPGARTASVTSRDHVSEDAAAKALTQWD, from the coding sequence ATGACTTTATCACCACCTACGAAATTCCTGCGCGCGATTCTCGGGGGCGTGGTGGGCGCCGTGACACTGACCGCTGCGGCCGCGACATTTCATGTCAGTCCCCACGGGGCGGACGATGCGGCGGGCACAGCCAAGATGCCGTGGCGGACGTTGGCCCGCGCCGGGAAAACGCTGGCGCCCGGCGATAAATGTCTCGTGCATGCAGGCACCTATCGGGAAACGCTGCATCTGCAGCGGAGCGGAACTGCGAATGCCTCCATCACCTACGCCGCGGCGGGCGACGGAGACGTGATAATCGACGGGAGCGATCTGCTCAGAGGCGCTTGGCAAGTCTATCGCGAAAGAATCCATGTGATCGAACTCGCCGGTCCTGTGCGGCAGGTTTTTGTGGGCGAAGAGCAGCAGACGTGGGCCCGCTGGCCGAATGCTAATCCGCATAACCGCTGGGACCGCAACACGTGGGCTTCCACTGGGCTCGGCAGCCGTTACGGTTTGGTAATCGACCCCGCGCTGGCCGAGACGCACGTCGATTGGACCGGCGCGACCGCGGTGTTGAATGTCGCGCACCAATTCCTGACGTGGACGCGCCGCGTGCAAGCCTGCGACACGGCGCGCGGGGCGTTCACTTACGCGCGGGATCTCACTCCGATCACGAACTATGCCGACAAGACGACCGAGTGGGAAGACGATCGCTTCTACCTCGTCGGCAAGCTGGAGGCGCTTGATGCGCCCGGTGAATGGTTTTTCGATGCTCCGGCGTCGCGGTTGTATTTCTGGGCGCCCGGAGGCGCTGATCCGAATCGTTTGCCGGTGACGGTCAAGCGCCGCGCCCTTGGGCTGCGCATCGACGGTGCCCATCATATTACTGTGCGCGGCTTTCGTTTTGTCGGGTGCACCGTCCAAGTGCGCGGTGACGACAATGAAATCGCGGACTGCGAGCTGCGTCATCCTGTCTACGCGTTCCACATGTCGGAGCCGGCCGCGGAACAGGCGGACGACCGGACCGCGATCGATGGAGATCGGAATGTGTTGCGGCATTGCACGATCAGCGGAGCGAACACTAGCGGCCTACTGGTGCGGGGATCGCAGAATCTGATCGAGGATTGCGTTATCCATGACGCATGCTGGGACGGATCACTGGCCTACGCGGTCGTTTCGATCGACCATCCAGACGACGACAAAACCCGGGGCAACACGTTACGGCACTGCACGATTTTCGACGGCGGCAACACACTGGTGCGCCATGCCGGGCCGGGCAACGTGATCGAGTATTGCGACATTCATGACGGCGGGCGCGTCGCCAAGGATGTTGCCCTCGTGCAAGGCGGTTCACCGCGCGTGGCTGGCTCGGTCGTCCGCTATAATTGGGTGCATGGCTGTCGACCGTACGTCTTCGCGGGAGGATTGACCGGCGGACTGGGCATTCGCGGCGATGACCAGACGCGCGGGTTGATCGTGCATCACAACGTGGTGTGGGACTGCGATCGTGACGGCATTATCGTAAAGGGCGATTTCAACGAAGTGAGTTACAACACGGTGTTCGGAATCGGCACGGGCCGCTTCGGTGGCAACGGTCTTAGTCTGCACACTGAACCGGAACCGCACAAGCCTTGGGCCCGCAGCACGACGCCGCTCCTCGCGGTGCAGAATCAGCACACGCGCGCGGAAAACAATGCGGTGACCACATTCACGTGCGATCGCGTCGGCACCCCTTTCCCGCTGCAGGACGGCATTGACCATAACTTTGTGTCCGCGGAACTCGCCGCGGGCGCGCAGTCCCAGCTCGCTGATCCGGCCCATTTCGATTTCCGGCCGCGGGCAGGTTCAGCCTTGATCGATGCCGGGACGGTGATTGACGGAATCACCGGCAAGGTCGTGGGACGGGCGCCAGATATTGGCGCCTACGAGCGGGGCGGAAAAAACTGGGAGCCGGGCGCGCGAACCGCATCAGTGACATCACGGGACCACGTGTCGGAGGATGCCGCGGCGAAGGCGCTTACGCAGTGGGACTGA